The Vitis riparia cultivar Riparia Gloire de Montpellier isolate 1030 chromosome 3, EGFV_Vit.rip_1.0, whole genome shotgun sequence genome segment cttcttaattaataaatcatGGCTGGAAGTGGTAGCAGTTGCTAGTATTCTTGGagaaaaaattagtaataacaagcattttttaaaatttcacaaTGTGTTGTTacctttcttctctctctctctcttttgtttaaaaattaattagttttataCTACTGAATGTGTTTTTAAAGATAAAGAACTGAAAGGTCTAAAAGATGCATATGAGCAGCAGATTAACATGGGCAACTACTGCATAACACCGAGATACAAAATCAAACAAGGCAAAGTGGTTTCCTATTGGCGAATCAATTGTTGAAGGACTCTGCTTCACTGCAGTGAGTCTCTTGCATTAATGTAAATGCTCTTACTGAAGCTCTAGGTTCTGGTTAATTTAGAACTCCTAGAAGCTAAAATTTTTGGTTAATTTAGAATTGAAAGAGGCTCAATTCTTGAAGATTTTACTACTGTTTGGAGTGGCTCAAAAGTCTCTCAGTGGATAATTAGTTTATGACTGTCCCGCTGCAGTCCAATGTGACACTGGGATTCTAAGTAATTTGAGTGATTTCTGGTCTGTCTCTGGCGTCATTTAGACATCCTTGATATTTACTGGCTACTTGTCTGTTGGTagtgaaatattttcaaatttttagttttttaattaattagttctgAGTAACCCTCCTACACTGTTGATTCCCATTAATTTATCTATTACCCCTCTTTCTCTTAGTTTGTTATATTAGGGAAGTAGTCCCATTAAATCTATCTCTCTTTCTCATACATATAATTCTTGTATTGGAACGATAACTTTTTCTTTAGTGCTAAAGAAAGAAACATTTAAAGTTTCTCTctgattatatatttttcattcctCATCAACTTCTATGGGAAGTGATTTTTTCTGcaagtaattattttattctagaCCATCTTTgcccttttatataaaaaatgactttgacAGGGCTAAAATTTTGTGTGTTGGTCTGTTTCATCTCTTCAAGAAAAATGTTAATCTGATAATAATAGCCCTTTTGATGATCAAATATTCACCAAAGATGTTTTTACGTTATTATGTTTTACTACTACTACGacaattattgttattattattattattattgtttattacAAGGTTCCTGTCCATCACTTAAGGGCTAGTTGCATATGAAAAGTGAAAgcaattaaaatttatcttGTGATCTCTAAATGCTTAATGCCATTCCTCCTAATGGATCATTATCTACAACAAGATGTGTTCTGAATTTTGCAAAATAGTAAACACTCAATCATGCTACCTCCTTCCGGCCTTTTGtcaattttcaacaaattatGTTGACCATTTTGGCTTTGTCAATGTTAAGACTTTAACGGAAATATTTGTCAGGTATACATTGTTGACTTGTTACTTAACAATTTAAACTGTTAAGTTAAACACTAGTAACTTGGCATGGTATCAAAGTTTTCATGTGAACCCCATTGCCTATATATTATCCCTCATTGATTTCACCCATTCACAAACAAGAGGAGGCTTCATGCAAGAGATTTGTTAGTTGGACATACATTGTTGGCTCATCAACTCACAACTTAAGCTTTTGGGTTTAATCGGTAGATTGACAAGTCTTTATGGTGTTATTTTAGACCTTTGTTCCTTCCATGCTGGTTTTAGGTCTAATTCATTTCTGATGATGCTTTGTTTGTGTAGATATGGCCCCCTAAAAGCATTAGAGATTCAGGGTCACGTCTTCATTCAAAATTGAAGGAAGCTATCATGCAGGTAAAGTCCATGCCACATTCCTAGATTATTGTAAACATGTTCTCGCTTTAATGAAATGTGACAATCACTATTTACTGTTTCTTTATTTGTACAATTACTGTTCTATTGACCTGCTGAACTTCTTTAGCATTGTATTAGAATGCATTATGCGTGTTGAGTTGTAACTTGTAATGCCAACAGGTGCTACTTTGGGTTGCCTCCCTTTTTAGGCACTCTTTGTTTTGCCTATCCGCTAAGTGTTAGATAGATTTAATTCCTAGATCTTAGGACACGAGTACATTGTCAAATTGAATTGTATGACTAAGAACATCCTCCAACTTGAGGCTAAGTTTACTTGCAAGGAATTTGGAATTGCCAAATTcgtttttttatctttgtttgGCATCATTATCGGATCCATATTTGTCATTGGGCAAGTCAGACACATATTCCATGTGACGGCTGGCTCCCAaatgtgtagatattgtttgctcCGGGCTTAAAGGGCTCTCACAACTTTCAAATGCATCTATGGGATTAAAAGGAGCCCATACATATATAGTGCTAAGAACTTTTTTCCCTAACCCCAAGCcccccgccccccccccccccccccacaagACACAATGTCCTTGTTGTGTGTCCCACGGGATTGCAGGGTTGAATAAATAAGCACCCCTTAtgaagccaaacaaacccctgCACCTGGGTTGGGGATCAGCTTTGATACATCACAACCTGCTCCAAACTGTGTAGATGTTGTTCACTATGGGCCCAAACATCCCTCATGGCATTAAAACTTGTTTACAAGATTAAGAGgagctcatatatatatatagagggcaAAAACATTTTCCCCTGTCCAATGTGGGATACCACATTCCATATCCAAACCATTGTCAATATTTGACATGTGTGATTCTCATACTTTGCAGTGTCTATGTGACATAAGTTCTAATTTATGGAAGCACATCCATTTTTGAATTCTTCTCCATGGGTTTCCCTACTAGCTACATGCTTAGCATTCCAACATGCATGGTTGTATGACTAGGTTTCCAAGGCATCATTTTGTCATTAAACTAGGGGGAAGTAAAAGGATATCCATGGGCTGAAGGCCTTTTGAGGGGACTCTGATAGTTGGTTAttgaaatatatcaaaatatcaacGTGTTAAAAATTCTGTTAATTTAACCAAATCTCTAAGATGATATGTTGCCCAATGGTGCATCTATGGTCCAAATGTTCCTATAAAAATCTAGGTGCTGTCATGAAAGTTGGTTAGGgtcttagaattttttattgtaGTTGATATTATGGATTTCACATcatatttcttgtttgtttGTGAGTTGTATGTGCATCATGAAGCTGCTTGCAAACATCAAGATTTCTTCATTTAGCAGtggaaaaaatttcaatgtgGAATCATACAGTTTTTTAATGTCAAGTTTTCTTCACCAGTAGAAGAAGAAATTTTGAGAGTCTTGATTATCGTATTTAAGTGGTGTAAATCTTCCAATATCTTCATATCCTTCAATGTGGGAAGGTGAAGCTGGTTGTCATATCTTTGGAGTCTCTGCTGATCATTTTGGTTGGCTACTTTGCTGGACTTTAAAACCTTGGTATAAGAACTTCTTTCAAAATTGATTGGCAACATTTTGCTCACTTGTGATTTTGGGAGAATGTTGTGGACTCCTTGTATGAAATTTTGCCCTATTGGGTTGCTGAGATTAATCTAAAGTTGATTGAAGCTCACTGGTATATCCCCTGTTTTGGGGTTTTAGATTTAGTATGACTTTGGCTCTTAttctcctcttcttctttcttttaattttcgaGATGATATTTGCAAACCAAGGGCTGATCTCTGTTGCTTCTAATGGTTCTGtgtaattttaaaatgggaGAGTGCATGTGGGACTACATGATAGATCCATATACTGTAGTCATTGTTTGTGGATCACTATTTCAAATCAACTGTTATAGCAATGctacaaattataaatatgtgGCTAAAATATGTAGCAGGATAATAAGCTGGGGAACTCTGTGGTGTATTAAATAAGTAGAAGGTTCCTTTGCAGGAGAGCTGACCTTGTTGATCTTGCTAAACTCCCTGCTTTTGGATAACTCTGGTTTGCTCTTATGTGCAGACTGGCATGGAAAAGAACTTATTTGGAAATCATCCAGTTTCATTACCAGCAGTGGAATCTCGTAGTCCTCCTCCTGCTTTTGCCTCAGATCCTCTGATGCATGTCTCTGCTACAAGCTCATCACCCTCAATAGCAAAGGATGAAACAAACTTTACTGATGGTTACTCATCTGCCAATGGAACTGGCCCTTCTAAACTTTCCGTATCAGATATTGTGGAAATAGATGGTCCTAGCTCAGCAGGGAATGCGCAGATCTCTAATCATGAgacaaattttatgaaaagcaCAAGTCCCTCTGGTGTAAGACGATTTTGCTGTTAAAATATGGCATCTAGATTATATACTATTCAAATCATTCTCTGATTGCATATATGTGCCAATTTGATGAAAAAGAGTATGGGTGTGCACATTTGATGTGCTTTTTCATatatgtttttaacttgttgTCTTGTACAAATCTGATTTGATTATTGTTTTGCAACACAGCCTGGTGCTACAACGCGAAAGAGTGGATTATATGTTGAAAGGCAAAACTCCGAAATCTCTTATTAtgctgatgatgatgaagatgggaCGCATAAGAAGTACACTCGAAGGGGTGGGTATAAAATTTTTAGCATGTTTTGCAACTGCTAGGACTTAATTATATGACCACCTTGAGGACAGATTTTGCCAGAGCTTCCATTAGAATGAAGCAATCTTGaactaatcaaaattatttcatatcttCCTGGTGTTAACcctgatataaaataaaaaataaaaaaatgaaagaaaaaaaagagagagaaggtgttttttaatccattttttctgttttcatttttttgtttattccaacgtatcaaagaaaataattgagGGTGTTTCTTAATCCATTTTTACTGTGTTCTTATTTAATCTTGTTTAATGCATGCTTTTGCTGTCATTTCTTGCAACTCTGCTGATTGAatgcaaaatttgaatttaaactaATGGGAATTTCAATTGCAGGTCCTTTCCACCACAAGTTTCTTAGAGCATTGCTGCCTTTCTGGTCTTCTGCACTGCCAACTTTACCAGTGACTGCACCTTCACGGAAAGATGCATCAAATGCAGATGATGTCCTGGAATCTCGTCCACGGCATCAGAGATCTTCTCGGATGGATCCAAGAAAAGTCCTTCTTATCATAGCAATAATGTAATGTCAACTCACTCATctcttttttcactttcttctttgcaatttatatttttgtttttcctgaAATGAGAATAGCTTGAAAAAAGGAAcaagaaaaattggaggaacAGAAGAGGGAcacgaaaaagaaaaacaaaaggcaaGATATGAATGTTTAACAACTAGATCAAGTGGTTCAAGGCTCTGTTTCCATGGTAAATAGGCTAGATGAGGGACTACTCTAGGATGACACAGATTTTGGCACACTATGGTGGATGAACATGTATAGGATCAAAGTTTGATGCAGTTTAAAATCCTCTCAATAGGATGGTTTCAACTAAGACACATCTTTTTACTGGTAGCCATATCGATTTCTCATGAGTAGATGATGGGATCATCTTAGTGTGGATATTGCCCTGTATGACTTAATGGATGCCCTTATTGGAGTACATAAAAGGTCTTCCACCTTGATACTGATATGGTGGTCATAGTCATTACTATCATTAAAGTCCCAACACAAGCAAACAGTAAAATTGGgaacaaaaaagaacaaaactaTATTAACTGATGTAAATATTCCATAATCGTGCGCAGGGCATGCATGGCAACTATGGGTATTCTGTACTACAGACTTGCACAACGTGGTTTGGGAAAAGAGATGCCTGATGATGAGCAGCAGTGATTTATCATACAAGGTTGTATTGAAATTTGGGTGacaatttttatttcacttaaCATGCAGATTGTCTGTGCTGCAGTGCCTGGTGGTTCTGCTGCTTCTTGTTTTTGTTCAGTTCCTGCCTCTCATGGATACGTTGCTTGTTTCAGTGAATCACACAAATACATAATCCTTGTGAATTTTCATTTCACTGTCTGCTGGAGCATAATGTTACACAATCTTCACTCTTCaatcttcctttcttttctgcTTACCATTTTGTGCTGTTGAATTGGAGAATCAGGTTTGAGGCAAGACACTTTCTCAGAACTGGGTGTGCTTGTAATTATCTATTTCCAGTCAATAAGCTTGCAACATATGAAATGGGTTCAACGTCCAATCACGAAACCCTTGGCAAAAGAGCATGAATCGAAATATAGTTACTGCACCAAAACTAGGCACAGAGAGCCAACCAGACTGACCTAATGGATAAATTAGGAATacagaaacaaaaacaacaattaGAGCTTTACCAACTCAGTTCTAAATGAGTCTCGTCCTTATTGTTTAGTTTCTGAGAGATTATGTGGGGTTATCTCTCAGAGATCTATGAGATAGTTCTGGTGAAAAAGGAGTAACAAACAATTCGTAGAATAAAatgataggttttttttttttttataactatttatgCTTTTGCCCATGCAAGAAGCACTAAGGGCATCAACCGCTAGACTTTGGAATAGAGGGGAATGACAAAATTCTGACAGCCTTTGGTACAAAATACAAATCTTTTCAGAATGGTGACATCTACTGCTGACTTTGGGGGCCCAAAAGGAAACCAGAAGAAACCGCGTTAGAAGTCAAGATCCTTTCTTATATGGAAAGTACACCTGAAAAAATTTAGTAGAGATTGCGTCGATCTTTTATGTCTGAAACTTTATTTAAGGAAAAGAGAATGTAAAAGGTGACATAATCGAAAGCTCCTTTCTGGAATAAGGAGAAGATAATTTTTACCATATAACATTTAAGCCCTTAGTGCCATCTTATGAAACAATGAGAGTATATTGTAGATGGTAAGATGTCTAATGTTTGAATTTTGACCTTCGTCACTAAAAATTAATAggtaaaatagttttcaaaggGGGAAAATTTGAAGGTTTGATAGTTTTACAATACCATGAAATTCATGATAGCCACTAATTATCTTAGAAATTTGTAGAAACACCCTGAtttatctataatttataaataaaaattacacaTAAATAATAGTTCATAATGAATATATTAGAGTTTGGACCAATTGATACTTTAtaattgacaaatatttttttcaacaacTTAATACTCTaatcttatttgaaaatcattttttattgtatacaTGTACTACGTATATTTGAATTTAGGTATTGATTGATAAGATCTTGAAGACAACttgaactttctttttcaaCGATGTTCCTTTTAGAAgtaaagaaatcaaatcaaagATGTCATTTACAATAAAATAGATGCATAATCACACAATAAATTAATGCTTCAATATATTAAATTGGGGACTTGATGTGATGATGGTATAAAGTGCAATGAACTAAAATAGGgatcttataaaaaaaagtaagaatgATCATGAAACTATCTTTCTAATCTATTGTAACTTAGTTGGATAGCGAAGTTAGAAGGATTAAGAAGaaatatcttataaaaataagatgatttttattttattttattttatttttattgtgagTTTGTTATGATATAATCTGAATCGAATTGCATTTCTAAATGCTAATACTTTTATTAGATGTTTGTTTTGATACAACTCTAACAACCAAGAAACTAATAACCCTCGTAGTTGAAATGATTAAATGATAAATCCTTTGTcacaaaaacattttatgaaatatttgaaattttattttacttatcaCGAGAAAAAAGACATTCGTACTAATAGActgctattttttttaatcaaatgcaACAATTTgtgttaaaattattattgttaaaatatttGTGTAAGTAAATTGGTCACTTATTGTCAcctctttgaaaatttattcatgaaggaaaaaaatttaaataaatgaaaaattgagctaattaatgaataatttaatatcaataatgacaatgatttggacatttttgtgatttttattgAAGATCTTGCCTCCTCTATGCCATAAAGGGTTCATGGTGACTACTATTCTTGGTCAGTCTAGAGATTGATGCTCCTTAcatttaataataacaaatacttattcaaattgatcttattgaaaaaaaattgaagggtgGAGAGTGTGTATCGTGGCCTCTTACTTAGATGAATGCGCGAGCAAGCCACCAACTCctaacaaaattattttgtttgtttataaGGTGAGCCATTGTCTTAAGTACCCAACCATATTCaaatttgaaagtgattttgaagTAGTGGAATTAGGAATGCAAGCTTGCAAATTGCTTTAGATTAATtgggatttattttattatagatAGTTAATCATGTTTTtgctatttaattttatgtgtGCTAAAAAGTTAGGGGGGGAAAAGGTTGggtttgaaaagtattttttaaaataattctaaaaagtaattaatgagaattgtttttcatatctattttataatgttttattgaataaaagtctatttgaaaatttgaaatattcttacttttatttgaaatactttatttttaaacattttctatatttgtataattattttttaaagtagtctttaataaataagtgaaaatgattaaaaataactaaaatatgttctataaaaacaatatatatatatttgttattggTTAGGTAGGCTAAATAGTTTtgttatttagaattaaaataatttttttaacttaaaaaacatatttaataaattcttgattgaaaataatttgctGAGAATTTGTTTCGAAAACAtacatgattattttttttttaaaaaaaattggcatgtttccatatatttattatagaatgttttaggaaataattatagACATATAAAACATATAGATTTGAAACTTTTGTATTGTATGTAATTGTACATGGCTTCTACGAAGAACATatggaaaaactatttttcatatttgagttatcaaacaaaattttgttttgacaaataattgaaaaatactttgaaaaacATTACAAAACAAACTCTATATTTTTCTCTTCCATATGTAACTATGATTCACATCTCTTATCATTTTCATCGTATTTCTACCCCTAATCGTACATGCACTCAAATTGGATGATTAAGATTAATATAGTATTATTAAAGACCAATCCCTCATTTGTTTTTATGTAATGGGGTAGCATCTTTTATGATGAAATATATTTGAAAGCCAAgtttatttatatgtttgttTGAAAACGTCCTTCCGTTTGATTTGAATCACCATATGACATTTGTGTAGCAGGTTAGCTAAATATACCATATTCATCATAATTTAAACTTGAATCCATCCcattatttgaagaaaactaACCACAACTCATGATATAAGGAGGATAAATATTAGCTTTATTCGATTAATATTACGTTAAACCTCTATACTCATGGACTCAAAATTGATAGAAATAGACTCCTCATATGTTCTCATCCTTTGTTATCTCCTTTTATATCTAGTCTAGTTCTTTTAGggtcatgtttttattttatgcacAATGGCTTTCagtttgaagtatttttaatttctaaaccttagaaaacatcttcattaatttttgcATGCTTTCTCATACAAAAGCCATCAATGGTTTAGTATTGATCTTAGCGTTCATGAGTATTTGCCTCTATCGTAtagaaaccaaataaaaaaaaaaaaaaaaaaatttgagacaaCCCTTACTTATAAGTTAGAGCGAGCAAACCTTTTAGTAAAGAAATCAAGTATAAATAAGACAAATTGTCATCTATGGTATGATTTTAGGGCAAAATAAAATGGGAAAAGTACAAATGAGAGAGCATTAACTTTGCGTTATGGTTTTAGGGCAAAAGGAATTTGGGCAAAATGAATGATAGGAGTAGAAGAAACAACTATTAATGAGAAGGAaacttttttgcattttttttaatatttgagggATATTTTAGTTGATTCACACTTATTCGGGACAAGTTGACACAGAACCCTTCTTTGGCTAGAACttgatttaggttttaaaatTTGGCCCAAACCCATCCCACACTTAGTATCTTCCAATTCTCATCCCAATAAGGGATGGTTTACCTCAAATGATCCACAAATTACCTTGTTTGTATGAAACTATTTAGAAAGTTTCCTTTagaatttaataaatcaaataaagaagTACCTTCCATTAAAGTAGAGACATAAGCTCACATTAAATTAAACCCTCAACTCTATATTAAATTAGAGGCTTGACGTGACCATATTATATAAGGCGGGATTAACCAAAATCAGGTTCTTGTAAACAAATGGGAATGATgctattaattaaattatctttcaaatTCATCATGAGCTACTTCGGTAATCAAACTAGGTGTTATATAAACAAGATGAAGTTGTTGATTGTGagttttt includes the following:
- the LOC117911861 gene encoding zinc finger protein-like 1, which translates into the protein MVVCKCRKATKLYCFVHKVPVCGECICFPEHQICVVRTYSEWVIDAEYDWPPTCCLCQAALQEGTDSQTTRLGCLHIIHTNCLVSHIKSFPPHTAPAGYACPACSTSIWPPKSIRDSGSRLHSKLKEAIMQTGMEKNLFGNHPVSLPAVESRSPPPAFASDPLMHVSATSSSPSIAKDETNFTDGYSSANGTGPSKLSVSDIVEIDGPSSAGNAQISNHETNFMKSTSPSGPGATTRKSGLYVERQNSEISYYADDDEDGTHKKYTRRGPFHHKFLRALLPFWSSALPTLPVTAPSRKDASNADDVLESRPRHQRSSRMDPRKVLLIIAIMACMATMGILYYRLAQRGLGKEMPDDEQQ